From Acidovorax sp. 1608163:
GATGGGCACGCCCGCATCGCGGCCGTAGCTGCCGTACTTGCCCAGCTCCCACTTGGCAATGGCGTTGCGGTGCACTTCGTCCGGACCGTCGGCAAAGCGCAGGGTGCGCGCACCGGCGTAGGCATAGGCCAGGGGGAAGTCGTCGCTCATGCCGCCGCCGCCGTGGGCCTGCATGGCCCAGTCGATCACCTGGCAGGCCATGCTGGGGGCCACCACCTTGATCATGGCGATCTCGGTCTTGGCCACCTTGTTGCCTGCCACGTCCATCAGCCAGGCGGCCTTCAGGGTCAGCAGGCGGGCCATGTCAATCTTGCAGCGGGCTTCGGCAATGCGCTCTTGCGTCACGGTTTGCTGCGCCACGGTCTTGCCAAAGGCCACGCGGTTGCTGGCGCGCTTGCACATCAGCTCCAGCGCACGCTCGGCCAGGCCAATGAGGCGCATGCAGTGGTGGATGCGCCCGGGGCCCAGGCGGCCTTGGGCGATCTCGAAACCACGGCCTTCGCCCAGCAGGATGTTGGAGACGGGCACGCGCACGTTTTCAAACGTCATCTCCACGTGGCCGTGGGGTGCGTCGTCGTAGCCAAACACATTGAGCGGGCGAATGACCGTAATGCCCTTGGCGTCAGCGGGCACCAGCACCATGCTTTGCTGTGAGTGCCGGGGCGCCTCGGGGTCGGTCTTGCCCATGGTGATGTAGACGGCGCAGCGCGGATCGGCTGCGCCCGAAATCCACCATTTGCGGCCATTGATGACGTATTCATCACCCTGGCGCTCGATGCGCGTCTCGATGTTGGTGGCGTCGCTCGATGCCACGTCGGGCTCGGTCATTGCGAAGGCCGAGCGGATCTTGCCTTCGAGCAGCGGCTTGAGCCAGCGCGCCTTGTTGGCTTCGTCGCCATAGCGGGCGATGGTTTCCATGTTGCCGGTGTCGGGCGCCGAGCAGTTGAACACCTCGCTGGCCCATGGCACGCGGCCCATGATTTCGGCCAGGGGCGCGTATTCCTGGTTGGTGAGGCCTGCCCCTGCGTAGCCCGAGGCCGCGGCGCTGTCCACTGGCAAAAACAGGTTCCACAGGCCAGCGGCCTGGGCCTTGGGCTTGAGGTTTTCGATGGTGTTCAGGGCCGACCAGCGCTTGCCTGCGGCGGTGTTGGCCAGCAGCTCGGCCTTGTAGGCTGCCTCGGCGGGGTAGATGTGCTCGTCCATGAACTGGAGCAGTTTGGCCTGCAGTTCCTTGGTCTTGGGGGAGTAGTCAAAGTCCATGGGGTTCTCCGTGAAAAATCGGTGGGTGTTGTTCTGTGCGGCGTGTTCAGCCGCGTTGGGCAAACGACCAGGCCAGCTGCGCCATGGGGCGGGCCGTGTCGCCCGATGCCTTGGCCTGCGCGCTGGAGGCGGTGCCTGCCTCGACCCGCTTGGCAATGCCTTGCAAGATGGCCGCGATGCGGAACATGTTGTAGGCCATGTAGAAGTTCCAGTCGGCTCTGAGCGCGTCGGGCGTGGCAATGCCGGTGCGCTCGCAGTAGCTGCGGATGTAGCTGTCTTCATCCGGAATGCCCAGGGCGGCCAGGTCTTGCCCCGCAATGCCGCGCCCCAGCGCTGCAGGGATGTGCCAGCTCATGCAGTGGTAGCTGAAGTCGGCCAGCGGGTGGCCCAGGG
This genomic window contains:
- a CDS encoding acyl-CoA dehydrogenase family protein yields the protein MDFDYSPKTKELQAKLLQFMDEHIYPAEAAYKAELLANTAAGKRWSALNTIENLKPKAQAAGLWNLFLPVDSAAASGYAGAGLTNQEYAPLAEIMGRVPWASEVFNCSAPDTGNMETIARYGDEANKARWLKPLLEGKIRSAFAMTEPDVASSDATNIETRIERQGDEYVINGRKWWISGAADPRCAVYITMGKTDPEAPRHSQQSMVLVPADAKGITVIRPLNVFGYDDAPHGHVEMTFENVRVPVSNILLGEGRGFEIAQGRLGPGRIHHCMRLIGLAERALELMCKRASNRVAFGKTVAQQTVTQERIAEARCKIDMARLLTLKAAWLMDVAGNKVAKTEIAMIKVVAPSMACQVIDWAMQAHGGGGMSDDFPLAYAYAGARTLRFADGPDEVHRNAIAKWELGKYGSYGRDAGVPITRGA